From the Pseudomonas monsensis genome, the window GGCAGCACCAGCACCTGCGCGCCGAACTGGCGGGCGATGTGCGGACCGTCGTCGCTCGAACCGTTGTCGACCACAATCAACTCACACTCCACGTTGGCCGCATGCGCGGCTTTTTGTGCAGCCAGCAGCGTGCGGCCGATGTGCCGGGCCTCGTTGTACATCGGGATGATGATGCTGATCCGGCTCATGCGCGGGCCTCGGTCAGGGGGGCTTGTTCGGCTTTCAGGCGCAGCACGCTGGTCAGCGCGAGCATGATCCACACGTATTTCTGGTTCGGCGCGCTGAGGAACATCAGGAACAGGGTCAGCGACAGAAAGCTCACGCCCAGGTGGGTCATCAGGTCTGCCTGTTGCCCGTCACGGCGCAGCAGCCACGCGGCGCGTGCGCGGATCAGGTTGTACAGGCCCAGGCCAAGCATGCCGACGAACAGCAGCCCGGCGGGAATCCCCAGTTCACTGAAGATTTCCAGGTAGGTGTTGTGGGCACGGCGATAGAGGTCGCCGATCTTGCGGTTGGCGGAAAACGCCTTGGCGTAACCGGTGGTTGCATAGTGCAGCGGGAAAGTGCCGGGGCCGGAGCCGAGCAGCGGGTTTTCGCGGATCATCTGGCTGCCGACCACGATGTACGAGGCGCGACGGCCGAGGGATTCGTCGTCGTGGCCCTTGGCCCCGGCGCTGAGCACGCTCAGGGATTGAATGCGTGCGATGTAGCCGGCGGGCATCGCGTAGATCGCCAGCGGAATCACAATGGCTGCGCCGAGCATGGCGAAACCCAGGTGCCGTGGGCGGATCCGGGTCAGTTGGGCGCGGTAGTGCCAGCAGCCGATCAACAGACTCAGCGCCACCACCACCAACCCGGAGCGCGACTCGGTCTTGGTCATGCCGCCGAGCAGCAACAGGCAGCAGGCGCCCCAGAACAACCGGTGCAGCAGGTTGGGGCCGCGAATCACCAACAGCAGCGCCAACGGAATGGCGAAGGCGATCAGCAGGGCGAAGGCGTTGGGGTCTTCGAGCAGCCCGGCCGCACGACCCTGGTCCTGGAATTTGGCCGAGAACATCGCCATGGCACAGGTAGCGCTGACGCTCAGGGTTACCAGTCTGGCAAACAGGTCGAGGTTCAGTTCGCGACCAATCAGCAGGGTGATGACAAACAGGATCAGCCCGACGCTCAACTCGCGCAGGTGCCCCAGCGACATGCCCAGGTCATCGGTATTGAGCAGGCTGAGGAAATACAGGACCAGAAACCACAGCAAAAAACGCCACAGGTTGCTGCGCAGGCGCTCACCGGGAATCTGATGCAGGGCCAGTTGCAGCATCAGGATCACCGCCAGCGAGGCGCCGAGCAGTTTGCTCCCGGAGAACGCGCTGTCCTTGAAGAACCCTTCGAACGGCACCAGCGCGGCAATCCCCAGCAGGCCCCAGGTCGGCTTGCGGTACAACACCGAAAAACCCACCAGACCAATGACGGCGCCGGGTGCCAGAAACGGATAAGGGCTGGCGAGCAAACCGATGCACACCAAACCAAGCAGAGTGACGATCGAGAGCGGGAAAATCATGCGCGTGCCTCCCGTGCCGTGCGGATGTACAGCTGCGACCAGCGTTCGGCCAGGGCCTTGAGGTCGTAGCGATCCTGTTGC encodes:
- a CDS encoding O-antigen ligase family protein: MIFPLSIVTLLGLVCIGLLASPYPFLAPGAVIGLVGFSVLYRKPTWGLLGIAALVPFEGFFKDSAFSGSKLLGASLAVILMLQLALHQIPGERLRSNLWRFLLWFLVLYFLSLLNTDDLGMSLGHLRELSVGLILFVITLLIGRELNLDLFARLVTLSVSATCAMAMFSAKFQDQGRAAGLLEDPNAFALLIAFAIPLALLLVIRGPNLLHRLFWGACCLLLLGGMTKTESRSGLVVVALSLLIGCWHYRAQLTRIRPRHLGFAMLGAAIVIPLAIYAMPAGYIARIQSLSVLSAGAKGHDDESLGRRASYIVVGSQMIRENPLLGSGPGTFPLHYATTGYAKAFSANRKIGDLYRRAHNTYLEIFSELGIPAGLLFVGMLGLGLYNLIRARAAWLLRRDGQQADLMTHLGVSFLSLTLFLMFLSAPNQKYVWIMLALTSVLRLKAEQAPLTEARA